One Cyanobium sp. Tous-M-B4 genomic region harbors:
- the rpsG gene encoding 30S ribosomal protein S7: MSRRNAAEKRPVLPDPQFNSRLASMIVARLMKHGKKSTAQRILSDAFSLINDRTGNDPLELFETAVRNATPLVEVRARRVGGATYQVPMEVRQERGTAMALRWLVNFSRARNGRSMAQKLAGELMDAANEAGSAVRKREETHKMAEANKAFAHYRY; this comes from the coding sequence ATGTCTCGCCGCAATGCCGCCGAGAAGCGCCCAGTGCTTCCCGACCCCCAGTTCAATAGCCGCTTGGCCTCCATGATCGTGGCCCGGCTCATGAAGCACGGCAAAAAGTCCACGGCACAGCGCATCCTTTCGGATGCCTTCTCCTTGATCAATGACCGCACTGGTAATGATCCGCTGGAGCTGTTTGAGACAGCTGTACGCAATGCCACTCCGTTGGTTGAGGTTCGTGCCCGCCGGGTTGGCGGTGCCACCTACCAAGTCCCGATGGAAGTTCGCCAGGAGCGCGGTACAGCCATGGCTCTGCGCTGGCTGGTGAATTTCTCCCGCGCCCGCAACGGTCGCAGCATGGCCCAGAAATTGGCTGGTGAGCTGATGGATGCAGCCAACGAAGCCGGTAGCGCGGTTCGCAAGCGGGAAGAGACCCACAAGATGGCTGAAGCTAACAAGGCTTTCGCCCACTACCGCTACTGA
- a CDS encoding glutamate synthase-related protein — translation MPHFSRPVWPHCDSAAPAAVAGEKDACGVGFLANLQGDASHWVLQQALRGLDCMEHRGGCGGDGDSGDGAGVLCGIPWSYLEEVWPEAAAAKEAARGLGMVFLPADAAKREQAKLFCDDEAAKLGLASLGWRAVPLDASVLGPLARQTAPAIEQWLIAADQAGDDLEALLFRLRRRCGDRARAVWGPGPGELYFASLSSRTVVYKGMVRSAVLSAFYGDLRDARFAVSFAVYHRRFSTNTLPRWPLAQPMRLLGHNGEINTLLGNLNWARASEANLDAVWGEAAAELKPVVNPAFSDSANLDATLELLVRSGRPITEGLLTLVPEAFRDQPELADKPDIQSFYEYSACTQEPWDGPALLVFADGRCVGATLDRNGLRPARYCITSDGFVVMGSETGVVELEESRIIEKGRLGPGQMLAVDLEQGRLLCNWEVKAEVAARHPYGDWLAQHRRNLVPQPWTQERQLGDLELLQQQTAFGFTAEDFELVIEDMAGAAKEPTYCMGDDIPLAVLSDKPHLLYDYFKQRFAQVTNPPIDPLREKLVMSLEMHLGKRGSPLRPEAASAAVLHLASPILNEAELAAVSQQGLPTTTLSTLMAVTDGPGGLEAAVQRLRSAAEAAVRAGSQILVLSDRGGEAGGINATTATIPPLLAVGAVHHHLLNLGLRLQASLVVETAQCWSTHHLACLIGYGASAVCPWLTWETSRHWLAHPRVQKLIETGKLPALSPDQVQANVRKALEDGLRKILSKIGISLLASYHGAQIFEAIGLGADLIQLAFSGTTSRVAGLSLGELASETLSFHAKAFPELNRTKLEFMGFVQYRTGGEYHLNSPEMAKALHAAVKAGPGYDHFSTYKTLLEHRPVTALRDLLELKPALAPLPIEQVESVESICSRFCTGGMSLGALSREAHEVLAIAMNRIGGKSNSGEGGEDPARFHTLNDVDGDGHSPTLPSLNCLRNGDTACSAIKQIASGRFGVTPEYLRSGRQLEIKVAQGAKPGEGGQLPGPKVDPYIAWLRNSKAGVALISPPPHHDIYSIEDLAQLIHDLHQVHPAAKVSVKLVAEIGIGTIAAGVAKANADVIQISGHDGGTGASPLSSIKHAGSPWELGLTEVHRSLLENGLRDRVLLRADGGLKTGWDVIIAALLGAEEYGFGSVAMIAEGCIMARVCHTNNCPVGVATQKENLRKRFPGVPEHVVNFFLFVAEEVRQLLSVLGVARLEELIGRSELLQPRAVALAKTSALDLSCLIDPIPAAADRSWLQHDAQAHSNGPILEDQLLADAEVMAAIEGHGRVARTLAIVNTDRSVGARLSGEIAARHGNTGFQGQLDLTYEGAAGQSFGAFVLQGMNVRLVGEANDYVGKGLNGGRLTVVPPAGVNDPGNQVILGNTCLYGATGGELFALGRAGERFGVRNSGAKTVVEGAGDHCCEYMTGGVVVVLGSTGRNVAAGMTGGVAFILDENGGLRERVNPEIVAICELTTPEQDALLKPLLEAHLQATGSGKAAAILADWDGWRGRFKLLVPPSEKASVGMAERQAVAA, via the coding sequence ATGCCTCATTTCTCTCGCCCTGTTTGGCCCCATTGCGATAGCGCTGCTCCGGCCGCTGTCGCTGGCGAAAAGGACGCCTGTGGTGTGGGCTTTCTGGCCAATCTTCAGGGCGATGCCAGTCACTGGGTGCTGCAGCAGGCCCTGCGCGGCCTCGACTGCATGGAGCACCGCGGTGGTTGCGGTGGCGATGGTGATTCCGGCGATGGGGCCGGGGTGCTCTGCGGCATCCCCTGGAGCTACTTAGAAGAGGTATGGCCCGAGGCGGCGGCAGCCAAGGAAGCTGCTCGCGGGCTGGGCATGGTTTTCTTGCCAGCCGATGCTGCAAAGCGCGAGCAGGCAAAACTTTTTTGTGATGATGAAGCCGCCAAGCTGGGCTTGGCCAGTCTTGGTTGGCGTGCAGTCCCTCTGGATGCATCTGTTCTCGGCCCCTTGGCCCGCCAGACCGCTCCGGCGATTGAGCAGTGGTTAATTGCCGCTGACCAAGCCGGTGATGACCTGGAAGCGCTGCTGTTTCGGCTGCGCCGCCGTTGCGGCGATCGGGCTCGCGCCGTTTGGGGGCCAGGGCCAGGGGAGCTCTATTTCGCCTCCCTGAGCAGCCGAACTGTTGTCTACAAGGGCATGGTGCGTTCAGCAGTGCTGTCTGCTTTCTATGGCGACCTGCGCGATGCACGCTTTGCCGTGAGCTTTGCGGTTTACCACCGCCGTTTCAGCACCAACACCCTGCCCCGCTGGCCCCTGGCCCAGCCCATGCGGCTGCTGGGTCACAACGGCGAGATCAATACTTTGTTGGGCAACCTCAACTGGGCAAGGGCTTCGGAAGCCAATCTCGATGCGGTTTGGGGGGAGGCGGCTGCAGAGCTGAAGCCAGTGGTGAACCCCGCCTTCAGCGATTCCGCCAACCTCGACGCCACCCTTGAGCTGCTGGTGCGCAGCGGCCGACCGATCACCGAGGGCCTGCTCACCCTGGTGCCAGAAGCTTTCCGCGACCAGCCCGAGCTGGCAGATAAGCCCGATATCCAGTCTTTTTACGAGTATTCCGCCTGCACCCAGGAGCCCTGGGATGGTCCGGCCCTGCTGGTGTTCGCCGATGGCCGCTGCGTGGGAGCCACCCTGGATCGCAACGGCCTGCGCCCCGCCCGCTACTGCATTACCAGCGACGGTTTCGTGGTGATGGGCTCAGAAACCGGTGTGGTCGAGCTTGAGGAGAGCCGCATCATCGAAAAGGGTCGCCTCGGTCCTGGCCAGATGCTGGCAGTGGATCTGGAGCAGGGCCGCCTGCTATGCAATTGGGAGGTGAAGGCCGAGGTGGCCGCCCGCCATCCCTACGGTGACTGGTTGGCGCAGCATCGCCGCAACCTCGTCCCCCAGCCCTGGACTCAGGAGCGTCAGCTGGGAGATCTGGAGCTGTTGCAACAGCAAACGGCCTTTGGCTTCACCGCCGAAGACTTCGAGCTGGTGATCGAGGACATGGCCGGCGCGGCCAAGGAGCCCACCTACTGCATGGGCGACGACATCCCCCTGGCGGTCCTCTCAGACAAGCCCCACCTCCTCTACGACTACTTCAAGCAGCGCTTCGCCCAAGTCACCAACCCGCCGATCGATCCGCTGCGGGAAAAGCTGGTGATGAGCCTGGAGATGCACCTGGGCAAACGGGGCTCGCCGCTGCGCCCCGAAGCTGCCTCGGCGGCGGTGCTGCACCTGGCCAGCCCGATCCTCAATGAGGCGGAGCTGGCGGCGGTGAGCCAGCAGGGCCTGCCCACCACCACCCTTTCCACGCTGATGGCCGTCACCGACGGTCCTGGTGGTCTCGAGGCTGCCGTGCAGCGCCTGCGCAGCGCGGCCGAGGCGGCCGTGCGCGCCGGCAGCCAGATCCTGGTGCTGAGCGATCGGGGCGGCGAGGCCGGTGGGATCAATGCCACCACGGCCACCATTCCACCGCTGCTGGCCGTGGGCGCGGTGCATCACCACCTGCTCAATCTGGGCTTGCGCCTGCAGGCTTCCCTGGTGGTGGAAACGGCCCAGTGCTGGAGCACTCACCACCTGGCCTGCCTGATCGGTTATGGCGCCAGTGCCGTTTGCCCTTGGCTCACCTGGGAGACCAGCCGCCACTGGCTAGCCCACCCCCGGGTGCAGAAGCTGATCGAAACCGGCAAGCTGCCGGCGCTCAGCCCCGATCAGGTGCAGGCAAATGTGCGCAAGGCCCTAGAAGACGGCCTGCGCAAGATTCTCTCCAAGATCGGCATTTCCCTGCTGGCTAGTTATCACGGCGCCCAGATCTTCGAAGCCATCGGCCTTGGCGCCGATCTGATCCAGCTTGCCTTCAGTGGCACCACCAGCCGGGTGGCTGGACTCAGCTTGGGCGAGCTGGCCAGCGAAACCCTCAGCTTCCATGCCAAGGCCTTCCCCGAACTCAACCGCACCAAGCTCGAGTTCATGGGCTTTGTGCAGTACCGCACTGGCGGCGAGTATCACCTCAATAGCCCGGAGATGGCTAAAGCCCTGCATGCCGCCGTTAAGGCGGGCCCCGGCTACGACCACTTCTCCACCTACAAAACCCTGCTGGAGCACCGGCCAGTCACGGCCCTGCGGGACCTGCTGGAACTCAAGCCCGCTCTCGCCCCGCTGCCGATCGAGCAGGTGGAGAGCGTGGAGAGCATCTGCAGCCGCTTTTGCACCGGCGGCATGAGCTTGGGGGCCCTCTCCCGCGAGGCCCACGAGGTGTTAGCCATCGCCATGAACCGCATCGGCGGCAAGAGCAACAGTGGGGAGGGCGGCGAGGATCCGGCCCGCTTCCACACGCTTAACGATGTGGATGGCGACGGTCATTCGCCGACCCTGCCCAGCCTCAATTGCTTGCGCAACGGTGATACCGCCTGCTCCGCCATCAAGCAGATCGCCTCAGGGCGCTTTGGTGTGACCCCCGAATATCTGCGCAGTGGTCGCCAGCTGGAGATCAAGGTGGCCCAGGGGGCCAAGCCGGGTGAGGGAGGCCAGCTGCCGGGGCCGAAGGTTGATCCCTACATCGCCTGGCTGCGCAACAGCAAGGCCGGCGTGGCGCTGATTTCGCCGCCTCCCCATCACGACATCTATTCAATTGAGGATCTGGCCCAGCTGATCCACGACCTGCACCAGGTGCACCCCGCCGCCAAGGTGAGCGTGAAGCTGGTGGCGGAAATCGGCATCGGCACCATCGCCGCGGGTGTGGCCAAGGCCAACGCCGATGTGATTCAGATCTCCGGCCACGACGGCGGCACGGGCGCTTCACCGCTCAGCTCGATCAAACATGCCGGCAGCCCCTGGGAGCTGGGCCTCACTGAGGTGCACCGGTCGCTGCTCGAGAACGGCCTGCGTGATCGGGTGTTGCTGCGCGCCGATGGCGGTCTCAAAACAGGCTGGGACGTGATCATCGCGGCCTTGCTGGGCGCTGAGGAATACGGCTTCGGCTCGGTGGCGATGATCGCCGAAGGCTGCATCATGGCCCGCGTTTGCCACACCAACAATTGCCCGGTGGGCGTTGCTACCCAGAAAGAAAACCTGCGCAAGCGCTTCCCCGGCGTGCCCGAGCACGTGGTGAATTTCTTCCTGTTTGTGGCCGAGGAGGTGCGTCAGCTGCTGAGCGTGCTTGGCGTGGCCCGGCTCGAAGAGCTGATCGGCCGCAGTGAATTGCTGCAGCCCCGGGCCGTTGCTCTCGCTAAAACCAGCGCCCTTGATCTCTCCTGCCTGATTGACCCTATCCCCGCCGCTGCTGATCGCAGCTGGCTTCAGCACGACGCCCAGGCCCATAGCAATGGCCCGATCCTGGAAGATCAGCTGCTGGCCGACGCCGAGGTGATGGCGGCTATCGAGGGCCACGGCCGCGTGGCCCGCACCCTGGCGATCGTGAACACAGATCGCAGCGTGGGCGCCCGCCTCTCCGGCGAGATTGCGGCGCGCCATGGCAACACCGGCTTCCAAGGCCAGCTCGATCTCACTTATGAAGGTGCCGCGGGTCAAAGCTTCGGGGCCTTCGTGCTCCAGGGCATGAACGTGCGCCTAGTGGGTGAAGCCAACGACTATGTGGGTAAGGGCCTCAATGGCGGACGCCTCACCGTGGTGCCCCCTGCCGGCGTCAACGACCCTGGTAACCAGGTGATCCTGGGCAACACCTGTCTTTATGGCGCTACCGGTGGAGAGCTGTTTGCCCTAGGCCGCGCCGGTGAGCGCTTTGGCGTGCGCAACAGCGGAGCGAAAACCGTGGTCGAGGGCGCCGGCGATCACTGCTGCGAATACATGACCGGTGGGGTGGTGGTGGTGCTGGGCAGCACCGGTCGCAATGTGGCCGCCGGCATGACCGGTGGTGTGGCCTTCATCCTTGATGAGAACGGCGGTCTGCGCGAGCGGGTAAATCCGGAGATCGTGGCTATTTGCGAGCTCACCACCCCAGAGCAGGACGCCCTGCTCAAGCCCCTACTGGAGGCGCACCTGCAGGCCACCGGCAGCGGCAAGGCAGCCGCGATTCTGGCCGATTGGGATGGCTGGAGGGGCCGTTTCAAGCTCCTGGTGCCCCCCAGCGAGAAGGCCAGCGTGGGTATGGCGGAACGGCAGGCCGTCGCGGCTTAG
- the lipA gene encoding lipoyl synthase — MLKPDWLRVKAPQRERIGEVADLLQDLKLNTVCQEASCPNIGECFAGGTATFLIMGPGCTRACPYCDIDFDKSVRELDPSEPERLGEAVARLGLSHVVITSVNRDDLVDGGASQFVACIAQVRQRSPLTTIELLIPDFCGNWEALAAVMEGAPEVLNHNIETVPRLYKKARPQGIYERSLELLQRVRSGWPRTYTKSGLMTGLGESDTEVLDVMADLRRHQVDIVTIGQYLSPGPKHLPVDRFVTPEQFAAFKQHGEQELGFLQVVSSPLTRSSYHAGEVQRLMREYPR, encoded by the coding sequence TTGCTCAAACCCGACTGGCTGCGCGTCAAGGCCCCCCAGCGGGAGCGCATTGGTGAGGTGGCAGACCTGCTGCAGGATCTCAAGCTCAACACCGTCTGCCAGGAGGCCAGCTGCCCCAACATTGGCGAGTGCTTTGCCGGCGGCACGGCCACCTTTTTGATCATGGGGCCCGGCTGCACCCGCGCTTGCCCCTATTGCGACATCGATTTCGACAAGAGCGTACGGGAGCTCGATCCCAGCGAACCTGAACGACTCGGCGAAGCCGTAGCCCGCCTGGGCCTGAGCCACGTGGTCATCACCTCGGTTAACCGCGACGACCTGGTAGACGGCGGCGCCAGCCAGTTTGTGGCCTGCATCGCGCAGGTGCGCCAGCGCTCACCACTCACCACGATCGAGCTACTGATCCCCGATTTCTGCGGCAACTGGGAGGCGCTGGCCGCGGTGATGGAAGGCGCCCCTGAGGTGCTCAATCACAACATCGAAACCGTGCCCAGGCTCTACAAAAAAGCTAGGCCCCAGGGCATCTACGAGCGCTCCCTAGAGCTGCTGCAGCGGGTGCGTAGCGGCTGGCCGCGCACCTACACCAAATCCGGCCTGATGACTGGCCTGGGCGAAAGCGACACCGAGGTGCTCGATGTGATGGCCGATCTACGCCGACATCAGGTGGACATCGTCACCATCGGCCAGTACCTCTCGCCAGGCCCCAAACATCTGCCAGTGGATCGCTTCGTGACCCCGGAACAATTTGCGGCGTTCAAGCAGCACGGTGAGCAGGAGCTCGGCTTCCTACAAGTGGTGAGCAGCCCGCTCACCCGCAGCAGCTATCACGCCGGCGAGGTGCAGCGGCTGATGCGGGAGTATCCGCGCTAA
- the cobJ gene encoding precorrin-3B C(17)-methyltransferase — MTSPNNRPEQAAPRARRWGLGFSPASAPVLDQLLQAGLIDSQVGPDDQHAAGDCLIEQWSTASGFVVVGACGLVTRLIAPLLGNKTSDPAVVVVDPQGRFAIPLLGGHAAGAERLSHQIAACLGGQAVLTGATAAAGLLSLDSFGKDWGWQRGQGDWSALMRKAAHVDQPLRLEAHHGSRRWLELEAATCLLERAGDSGSGSGENPEADLVVDIHTGAGCRWHPPSLWLGMGCERNTSLSLLERLLEQTLGDQQLAPESVAGLASIDRKADEPALLALAAKRGWPVRWFGADSLAAVPVPTPSAAVAQEMGTASVAEAAALLAAGPAAQLLQTKRIEHANPGELGAATLAVALAESQWAPERGQLHLVGSGPGSLELLTADARRALAEATVWVGYGLYLDLLEPLRRPDQLRWNGQLTEERARCALALELASQGLNVALVSSGDSGIYAMAGLALELWLASPADGRPSFSVHPGISALQLAAARAGAPLMHDFCTISLSDRLTPWEVIEKRLQAAAAGDFVVALYNPRSLGRDWQLARARELLLEGRPASTPVALARQLGRADEAVSLHSLGELPVEQVDMLTLVLIGNSSSYAKDGRMVTPRGYPGAELS; from the coding sequence GTGACTTCACCAAACAACCGCCCCGAGCAGGCCGCGCCGCGCGCCCGCCGCTGGGGCCTGGGCTTCAGCCCTGCCAGCGCCCCCGTGCTGGACCAGCTCCTTCAGGCCGGCCTGATCGACTCCCAGGTGGGACCTGACGACCAGCACGCCGCAGGGGATTGCTTAATTGAGCAGTGGTCAACGGCCAGCGGCTTTGTAGTCGTTGGTGCCTGTGGCCTTGTGACCAGGCTGATTGCGCCGCTGCTCGGGAATAAAACGAGCGATCCTGCCGTGGTGGTGGTGGATCCCCAGGGTCGGTTCGCCATTCCCCTGCTAGGCGGGCACGCGGCCGGGGCCGAGCGACTGAGCCACCAGATTGCCGCCTGCCTGGGCGGCCAGGCTGTGCTCACCGGGGCAACGGCTGCAGCAGGCTTACTGAGCCTCGACAGCTTCGGCAAAGACTGGGGTTGGCAGCGGGGGCAGGGCGATTGGAGCGCCCTGATGCGTAAGGCAGCCCATGTGGATCAACCGCTGCGGCTGGAAGCTCACCACGGCAGCCGCCGCTGGCTAGAGCTCGAGGCCGCCACCTGCCTGCTAGAGCGCGCTGGTGACTCTGGCAGTGGCTCTGGCGAGAACCCAGAGGCAGATCTGGTCGTAGATATCCACACCGGCGCTGGCTGCCGCTGGCATCCGCCGAGCCTTTGGCTTGGTATGGGCTGTGAACGCAACACCAGCCTGAGCCTGCTGGAGCGCTTGCTGGAACAGACCCTGGGCGACCAGCAATTGGCACCTGAATCCGTAGCTGGTTTGGCAAGCATCGACCGCAAGGCCGATGAGCCGGCCCTGCTTGCTCTAGCAGCTAAAAGAGGCTGGCCAGTGCGCTGGTTTGGGGCCGATTCCCTAGCTGCAGTGCCAGTACCCACCCCATCGGCGGCCGTGGCCCAAGAAATGGGCACCGCCAGCGTGGCCGAGGCCGCAGCCCTGCTGGCAGCTGGCCCCGCAGCCCAATTGCTGCAAACCAAGCGCATCGAGCATGCCAACCCAGGCGAGCTCGGGGCAGCCACCCTGGCAGTGGCTCTGGCAGAGAGTCAATGGGCTCCCGAGCGGGGCCAGCTACATCTAGTGGGCAGTGGCCCGGGCAGCCTGGAGCTGCTCACTGCGGATGCCCGCCGCGCCCTAGCGGAAGCCACGGTGTGGGTGGGCTACGGCCTCTACCTCGACCTGCTTGAACCGCTGCGGCGACCTGATCAGCTGCGCTGGAACGGCCAACTCACCGAGGAACGGGCCCGCTGCGCCCTGGCCCTGGAATTAGCGAGCCAGGGGCTGAATGTGGCCCTGGTCTCTTCTGGCGACAGCGGCATCTACGCCATGGCCGGCCTGGCCCTGGAGCTTTGGCTGGCCAGCCCAGCCGATGGCCGGCCCAGCTTCAGCGTGCATCCGGGCATCTCGGCCCTGCAACTCGCCGCTGCAAGGGCCGGAGCTCCCTTGATGCATGATTTCTGCACCATCAGCCTCAGCGACCGACTCACCCCTTGGGAAGTGATCGAAAAGCGGCTGCAAGCAGCGGCTGCGGGAGACTTTGTAGTAGCCCTCTACAACCCCCGCTCCCTTGGCCGCGACTGGCAACTGGCCCGAGCCAGGGAGCTGCTGCTGGAGGGCCGGCCGGCCTCAACACCGGTAGCCCTGGCCCGCCAACTAGGGCGAGCCGATGAGGCCGTCAGCCTGCATAGCCTTGGCGAATTACCGGTGGAGCAAGTGGACATGCTGACCCTGGTGCTGATTGGCAATAGCAGCAGCTACGCCAAAGACGGACGCATGGTGACCCCCAGGGGTTACCCGGGAGCCGAGCTCAGCTGA
- the rpsL gene encoding 30S ribosomal protein S12: MPTIQQLIRTERQSLSRKTKSPALRACPERRGVCTRVYTSTPKKPNSALRKVARVRLTSGFEVTAYIPGIGHNLQEHSVVLIRGGRVKDLPGVRYHIIRGTLDTAGVKDRRQSRSKYGAKTPKS, translated from the coding sequence ATGCCCACCATTCAGCAGCTAATCCGTACTGAGCGCCAGAGTCTTTCCCGGAAGACCAAGTCGCCCGCCCTACGCGCTTGTCCCGAGCGCCGCGGTGTGTGCACACGCGTATACACCTCCACCCCAAAGAAGCCGAATTCGGCCCTGCGCAAGGTGGCTCGGGTGCGTCTCACCTCTGGCTTTGAGGTGACCGCCTACATCCCTGGCATTGGGCACAACCTTCAGGAGCACTCTGTGGTTCTGATCCGAGGTGGACGCGTCAAGGATCTGCCTGGCGTCCGCTACCACATCATCCGCGGCACCTTGGACACCGCGGGCGTCAAGGACCGTCGCCAGTCCCGCTCCAAGTACGGCGCCAAGACGCCAAAGAGCTGA
- a CDS encoding phosphodiester glycosidase family protein, with protein sequence MASTALLATWLLVLCLAGVGRAMPITPPPPPPVVPIGGAAATERQGSSIRINGRLQSARWLWVGGLGNTPQQLWIPLEVLENQLGVTSRSRSDGALELEWFGQELKVPASAQRSLDDEVAVEVSSLFGRIGVGLSQEGSLLSLELTRPQLLQVRSSNPGPIKRVVLDLGGPAAIGRDDAGLVVDLLSRSDQQTLLGSLGLKAQQNSAGLRLKPSAAKLTRVFSLGEPNRVVIEWPDQGTASRTDSPAPIDPRLQALLGKELQWDRLVRQGVRINAIRVDPFNASLQLRPLARPGAMEGLSSLVQLANQQQAWVAINGGYFNRVRRLPLGALKQDGRWLSGPILNRGVAAWDERTMPRFGRLQLSEWVVGPGALRLPVAVVNSGYVQRGISRYTADWGPNYRALSGSETGLLIQGGLVRQQLGPSELDAGVPLRGDDLLLVGRGGSELPWGLGERLQIESRPSSNLGLATHVIGGGPLLLQAGRIVLNGAAENFSSAFLSQGAPRTVLARDDRQIWLITLEGIQDSGPSLGETAALLQQLGLQDALNLDGGSSTGLVLGGSMQVKGRGVAGSVHNGVGLVP encoded by the coding sequence ATGGCCTCTACTGCATTGCTGGCTACCTGGCTCCTGGTTCTGTGCCTGGCAGGGGTCGGCCGGGCCATGCCGATTACGCCGCCACCACCGCCACCGGTTGTCCCCATCGGTGGCGCCGCCGCAACTGAGCGCCAGGGCAGCAGTATCCGCATCAACGGCCGTCTCCAAAGCGCCCGCTGGCTCTGGGTTGGGGGCTTGGGCAACACGCCCCAACAACTGTGGATACCCCTAGAGGTGCTCGAAAACCAGCTCGGGGTCACCAGCCGCAGCCGCAGCGATGGCGCCCTGGAGCTGGAGTGGTTTGGCCAGGAACTCAAGGTGCCCGCCAGCGCCCAACGCAGCCTTGATGACGAGGTAGCGGTAGAGGTGAGCAGCCTGTTCGGCCGCATCGGCGTGGGCCTAAGCCAGGAGGGCAGCCTGCTCAGCCTGGAGCTGACCAGGCCCCAGCTGCTCCAGGTGCGCAGCTCAAACCCTGGCCCCATCAAGCGCGTCGTGCTCGATCTGGGCGGCCCGGCGGCCATTGGTAGAGACGACGCCGGACTGGTGGTCGACCTGCTCAGCCGCAGCGACCAACAGACCCTGCTGGGGAGCCTGGGCCTGAAGGCCCAGCAGAACAGCGCCGGGCTGAGGCTCAAACCCTCCGCAGCCAAATTGACGCGGGTATTCAGCCTGGGCGAACCCAACCGGGTGGTGATCGAGTGGCCGGATCAGGGGACCGCTAGCCGCACTGACAGTCCAGCCCCGATCGATCCACGCCTGCAGGCCCTGCTTGGCAAAGAACTTCAGTGGGATCGCCTGGTGCGCCAGGGCGTGCGCATTAATGCGATCCGCGTTGATCCATTTAACGCCTCATTGCAGCTCCGGCCCCTGGCCAGACCTGGAGCCATGGAGGGCCTCAGCTCCCTGGTGCAGCTCGCCAACCAGCAGCAGGCCTGGGTAGCGATCAACGGGGGTTACTTCAACCGGGTAAGGCGCTTGCCCTTGGGGGCTCTAAAACAAGACGGACGCTGGCTTTCCGGGCCAATTTTGAACCGGGGAGTCGCCGCCTGGGACGAGCGAACCATGCCCCGCTTTGGCCGGCTACAGCTTTCAGAATGGGTTGTGGGTCCCGGAGCTCTGCGTCTACCGGTCGCCGTTGTCAACAGTGGCTACGTGCAGCGAGGCATCAGCCGCTACACCGCCGACTGGGGGCCCAACTACCGAGCCCTGAGTGGCTCTGAGACTGGCTTATTAATCCAAGGCGGCCTGGTGCGACAGCAGCTTGGCCCCTCGGAACTGGATGCGGGCGTGCCGCTACGGGGCGATGACCTGCTGCTGGTGGGAAGGGGCGGAAGTGAGCTGCCCTGGGGCTTAGGCGAGCGGCTCCAAATCGAAAGCCGCCCCAGCAGCAACCTCGGCCTCGCAACCCACGTGATCGGCGGGGGGCCATTGCTGCTGCAGGCTGGCCGCATCGTGCTCAATGGCGCCGCCGAAAACTTCAGTTCCGCCTTCCTCAGCCAAGGAGCACCCCGCACCGTGCTGGCCAGAGACGACCGCCAGATTTGGCTGATCACCCTGGAGGGGATCCAGGACAGCGGCCCCTCCCTGGGGGAAACCGCCGCGCTGCTGCAACAGCTAGGCCTGCAAGACGCCCTAAATCTCGATGGCGGCAGCTCCACCGGGCTGGTGCTGGGGGGTTCCATGCAGGTGAAAGGTCGTGGTGTGGCCGGATCCGTTCACAACGGTGTCGGCCTGGTGCCATGA
- a CDS encoding AIR synthase, giving the protein MAKAHSLRVTAAAAAELGRHAAVAGTPGMMHLDLVDGRCERWAIRLRPGHLAGTPIARADGITLYAPAEQLNLLSGLSLDYRGDISGGGFLVRPGEGTVSCACGTAFSR; this is encoded by the coding sequence ATGGCCAAGGCGCACAGCCTGCGCGTGACCGCCGCCGCCGCCGCCGAGCTAGGCCGACACGCAGCGGTGGCGGGCACTCCCGGGATGATGCATCTGGATTTAGTTGATGGGCGCTGTGAGCGCTGGGCGATTCGATTGCGCCCCGGCCACCTGGCGGGCACACCAATTGCCCGCGCCGATGGCATCACCCTTTATGCGCCAGCAGAACAGCTGAACCTTCTAAGCGGCCTGAGCCTGGACTACCGGGGTGACATCAGCGGCGGCGGCTTTTTGGTACGTCCAGGCGAAGGCACGGTGAGTTGCGCCTGCGGCACTGCGTTCAGCCGCTAA